One window from the genome of Mycolicibacterium gadium encodes:
- a CDS encoding DUF503 domain-containing protein, whose amino-acid sequence MWIGWLEFDLLLGDVHSLKQKRSVIRPLIAELHRRFAVSAAETGSMDLHRRAGVGIAMVSADRSHIVEVLDAAERLVAARPELELLSVRRDLRRSTDD is encoded by the coding sequence ATGTGGATCGGCTGGCTCGAATTCGACCTCTTACTCGGGGATGTGCACTCGCTCAAGCAGAAGCGGTCGGTCATCCGTCCGCTCATCGCCGAACTGCACCGCCGATTCGCGGTGTCGGCTGCGGAGACCGGCTCGATGGACCTGCATCGCCGGGCAGGCGTGGGCATCGCTATGGTGTCGGCCGATCGCAGCCATATCGTCGAGGTGCTCGACGCCGCCGAGCGACTCGTGGCGGCACGCCCGGAGCTGGAACTGCTCTCGGTGCGGCGGGATCTGCGTCGCAGTACCGACGACTAG
- a CDS encoding tRNA (adenine-N1)-methyltransferase, with translation MNRTGPFAIGDRVQLTDAKGRHYTMVLTPGGEFHTHRGIIDLDSVIGLPEGSVIKSTNGDQFLVLRPLLVDYVMSMPRGAQVVYPKDAAQIVHEGDIFPGARVLEAGAGSGALTCSLLRAVGPEGKVTSYEVREDHAEHAVRNVTTFFGGRPDNWELVTADIGDYAGPEVDRVVLDMLAPWDVLGSVANALMAGGVLMIYVATVTQLSRTVEALREQKCWTEPRAWESMQRGWHVVGLAVRPQHTMRGHTAFLINVRKLAPGAIAPMPLRRKRQLGGGI, from the coding sequence GTGAACAGGACCGGACCCTTCGCAATCGGTGATCGAGTGCAGCTCACCGACGCGAAGGGCAGGCACTACACCATGGTCTTGACTCCCGGCGGGGAGTTCCACACTCACCGGGGCATCATCGACCTCGACAGCGTGATCGGGCTGCCCGAAGGCAGCGTGATCAAGTCCACCAACGGTGATCAGTTCCTCGTGTTGCGGCCGCTGCTGGTCGACTATGTGATGTCGATGCCCCGCGGCGCACAGGTCGTCTACCCCAAGGATGCCGCCCAGATCGTGCACGAGGGGGACATCTTCCCCGGTGCACGCGTGCTGGAAGCGGGCGCGGGCTCGGGTGCGCTGACGTGCTCGCTGCTGCGCGCCGTCGGCCCCGAGGGAAAGGTCACGTCGTACGAGGTGCGTGAGGACCACGCCGAGCACGCGGTGCGCAATGTCACGACCTTCTTCGGGGGACGTCCCGATAACTGGGAGCTGGTGACCGCGGACATCGGCGACTACGCCGGGCCTGAAGTGGATCGCGTCGTGCTCGACATGCTGGCGCCCTGGGACGTGCTCGGCTCCGTCGCGAACGCGCTGATGGCCGGCGGGGTCCTGATGATCTACGTCGCAACGGTGACCCAATTGTCGCGAACGGTCGAGGCCCTGCGCGAGCAGAAGTGCTGGACCGAACCGCGAGCCTGGGAGAGCATGCAGCGCGGCTGGCACGTGGTCGGGCTGGCCGTGCGTCCGCAGCACACGATGCGGGGACACACCGCATTCCTGATCAACGTGCGCAAATTGGCGCCGGGTGCGATTGCGCCGATGCCGCTGCGACGCAAGCGCCAACTCGGTGGCGGAATCTGA